The following are from one region of the Deinococcota bacterium genome:
- the tsaE gene encoding tRNA (adenosine(37)-N6)-threonylcarbamoyltransferase complex ATPase subunit type 1 TsaE encodes MTRDAGGYGFTVVSPGDPVALSSLAATRALAARLATLLPAGSLLLLAGELGAGKTTLTQALAEALGSPARVSSPTYTLIHEYPTPEGLLVHIDAYRLPSAEALLELGLEDYLGRARLVVVEWGEGLLAHYPDACLLRLELTPEGRRATLEGLKLKIEG; translated from the coding sequence ATGACGCGTGATGCCGGAGGGTACGGTTTCACCGTGGTGAGCCCCGGAGACCCTGTCGCGCTCTCCTCTTTGGCCGCCACCCGCGCCCTGGCGGCGCGGCTTGCCACCCTGCTGCCGGCCGGCAGCCTGCTCCTCTTGGCGGGCGAGCTGGGCGCGGGCAAGACCACCCTGACTCAGGCCCTGGCCGAGGCGCTCGGCTCCCCGGCCAGGGTGAGCAGCCCGACCTACACCCTGATCCACGAATACCCGACGCCAGAGGGTCTGCTCGTGCATATCGACGCCTACCGCCTGCCCTCGGCGGAGGCGCTCCTGGAACTCGGCCTCGAGGACTACCTGGGGCGCGCGCGCCTGGTGGTGGTCGAGTGGGGCGAGGGTCTCTTGGCCCACTACCCCGACGCCTGTTTGCTGCGGCTCGAGCTCACGCCCGAAGGACGCCGCGCCACTCTGGAAGGTTTAAAATTGAAGATTGAAGGTTGA